A section of the Prochlorococcus marinus XMU1402 genome encodes:
- a CDS encoding high light inducible protein — MTPEAERFNGWAAMLGFVAAVGAYVTTGQIIPGWF; from the coding sequence ATGACTCCAGAAGCAGAACGTTTTAATGGTTGGGCAGCAATGTTAGGTTTCGTAGCAGCAGTTGGTGCATACGTCACTACTGGCCAGATAATTCCTGGTTGGTTCTAA